In the Paenibacillus sp. FSL H7-0357 genome, one interval contains:
- a CDS encoding GNAT family N-acetyltransferase has translation MYYKTFYAFDEKIPVPAVIRQYTEDDFAELITIQSEAFPPPYPAELWWKREQLLNHVTLFPEGALAVEVNGELAGSVTGLKINFEPEGEGLHHTWSEVTADGYITTHQPDGNTLYIADLCVRPKYRKLGLGKELVQSLYHVVVEQKLERLLGAGRMPGYHLQASRMPAEKYLAEVVAGILTDPVITFLLRCGRTPVGVVADYLDDEESGNFAALMEWRNPFVARV, from the coding sequence ATGTACTACAAAACCTTTTATGCTTTTGACGAAAAAATCCCGGTGCCTGCGGTTATCCGCCAGTATACCGAAGACGATTTTGCCGAGCTGATCACCATTCAGTCCGAAGCATTTCCGCCGCCTTATCCTGCTGAATTATGGTGGAAGCGGGAGCAGCTGCTGAATCATGTGACGCTTTTTCCGGAAGGCGCGCTCGCTGTGGAAGTGAACGGGGAACTGGCTGGCTCGGTGACAGGGCTGAAAATCAATTTTGAGCCGGAGGGTGAAGGGCTTCATCATACGTGGTCGGAGGTTACAGCAGACGGTTATATTACCACGCATCAGCCGGATGGAAATACGCTGTATATCGCCGATCTATGCGTACGTCCCAAATACCGCAAGCTGGGACTCGGCAAGGAACTGGTGCAGTCGCTGTATCACGTTGTGGTAGAGCAGAAGCTGGAGCGGCTACTGGGAGCGGGAAGAATGCCCGGCTATCATCTGCAGGCTTCCCGGATGCCGGCGGAGAAGTATCTGGCCGAAGTGGTTGCCGGCATACTAACTGATCCTGTGATTACCTTCCTGCTGCGCTGCGGGCGGACGCCGGTCGGGGTCGTAGCCGATTATCTGGATGATGAAGAATCGGGCAATTTCGCAGCACTGATGGAATGGCGCAACCCCTTTGTTGCACGTGTATGA
- a CDS encoding DUF1934 domain-containing protein, which yields MAEVQSDKYGVSVTLESLQDGQRNVVKAAGEVTARGPQLYIRYEESSQGPQGEAVSVRTTIKISDSELKLIRHGGIQSEQSFAPGRRLPGFYRSPYTQFNLSTETRKLDMVRNGRSLTVSWEYDLYVYEELSGQFAISLHIQEEPQS from the coding sequence ATGGCTGAAGTACAGTCCGACAAATACGGTGTTTCCGTGACACTGGAAAGCCTGCAGGACGGGCAGCGAAATGTTGTAAAAGCAGCCGGAGAAGTTACTGCCAGAGGGCCGCAGCTATATATCCGTTATGAAGAATCCAGTCAGGGCCCGCAGGGCGAGGCTGTTTCCGTCCGCACTACCATAAAGATTTCAGACAGCGAGCTGAAGCTGATCCGTCACGGCGGAATCCAGTCCGAGCAGTCTTTTGCGCCGGGGCGCCGCCTGCCGGGATTCTACCGTTCCCCTTACACACAGTTCAATCTCTCTACAGAAACGCGGAAGCTGGACATGGTCCGGAACGGGCGGTCGCTGACGGTTTCATGGGAATATGACCTGTACGTTTACGAGGAGTTATCAGGACAGTTCGCGATCAGTTTGCATATACAGGAGGAACCACAATCATGA
- the argS gene encoding arginine--tRNA ligase produces MTQSSNPLQLANERVKEAIADAVVAAGLVTREELPAIVLEVPKDKAHGDLATNAAMQLTKIAKRNPRQIAEAIIEHLDTGRASIEKAEIAGPGFINFTLSKSYLYPVIALAHEQGDNYGRIDIGHGQKVEVEFVSANPTGSLHLGHARGAAVGDALCNVLDYAGYKVTREYYINDAGNQVANLCKSIETRYLQELGQPAEMPEDGYHGEDIKGFAKELVAEKGDSLLAMTPGDRAAFFRTYGLTKELDKIKRDLGRFRVNFDIWFSETSLYENGQVLRSLDELRDRGEVYELDGATWLQTTKYGDDKDRVLIKNDGTYTYLTPDIAYHSDKYSRGYDKMINIWGADHHGYIPRMKAAMSALGNDSEKLVVLIAQMVSLFQNGEKVKMSKRTGKAVTMEDLMEEVGLDAIRYFFTMRSMDSHLDFDMDLAISTSNENPVFYVQYAHARICSIFRQAEEQGITLPDYADIDYTKLTAAHEYDLLRKIGELPAEIAIAAEGYAPHRLIRYVYDLAALFHSYYKAERVITEDAAQTVARLALLGAARTTIANVLRLVGVTAPDRM; encoded by the coding sequence ATGACACAAAGTTCAAATCCGCTTCAGCTTGCCAATGAACGGGTGAAAGAAGCCATCGCCGATGCAGTTGTTGCCGCAGGCCTGGTGACCAGAGAAGAGCTTCCCGCTATCGTGCTGGAAGTGCCGAAGGACAAAGCGCATGGCGATCTGGCAACCAACGCCGCAATGCAGCTTACCAAGATTGCGAAGCGCAATCCGCGGCAGATCGCTGAGGCGATCATTGAGCACCTGGACACAGGTCGTGCTTCTATTGAAAAAGCAGAAATTGCCGGACCGGGATTCATCAACTTTACTTTGTCCAAGAGCTACCTTTATCCGGTAATCGCTCTTGCCCACGAGCAGGGTGACAACTACGGCCGCATAGATATTGGCCATGGGCAGAAGGTTGAAGTGGAATTCGTCAGCGCGAATCCTACCGGCAGCCTGCACCTGGGGCATGCCCGCGGTGCTGCTGTCGGCGACGCGCTCTGCAACGTGCTGGATTATGCCGGCTACAAAGTAACCCGTGAGTACTATATCAACGACGCCGGCAACCAGGTGGCCAATCTGTGCAAGTCGATTGAGACCCGCTACCTGCAGGAGCTGGGCCAGCCGGCCGAAATGCCGGAGGACGGCTACCATGGCGAAGACATCAAGGGATTTGCCAAAGAGCTTGTGGCTGAGAAGGGGGATTCCCTGCTTGCGATGACTCCGGGGGACCGTGCCGCTTTCTTCCGCACTTACGGCCTGACCAAGGAGCTGGACAAAATCAAACGCGACCTCGGCCGCTTCCGCGTCAACTTCGACATCTGGTTCAGCGAAACCTCGCTGTATGAGAATGGACAGGTGCTGCGTTCACTCGATGAGCTGCGCGACCGCGGAGAGGTATATGAGCTGGACGGGGCAACCTGGCTGCAGACGACCAAATATGGCGACGACAAGGACCGCGTATTGATCAAGAACGACGGAACCTATACCTATCTCACGCCTGATATTGCTTACCACAGCGATAAATATAGCCGCGGCTACGATAAAATGATCAATATCTGGGGCGCTGACCATCACGGCTACATTCCGCGGATGAAGGCGGCGATGTCGGCCCTTGGCAACGATTCGGAGAAGCTTGTGGTGCTGATTGCCCAAATGGTCAGTCTGTTCCAGAACGGCGAAAAGGTCAAAATGTCGAAACGTACCGGCAAAGCGGTTACGATGGAAGACTTGATGGAAGAAGTTGGACTCGACGCGATCCGTTATTTCTTCACGATGCGCAGTATGGATTCGCATCTGGACTTCGATATGGACCTGGCAATTTCCACGTCCAATGAAAATCCTGTATTCTACGTTCAATACGCGCATGCGCGGATCTGCAGCATTTTCCGCCAGGCGGAAGAGCAGGGCATCACATTGCCGGATTACGCCGATATCGATTATACGAAGCTGACGGCAGCTCATGAATATGACCTGCTCCGCAAAATCGGCGAATTACCGGCGGAGATTGCCATTGCTGCCGAAGGCTATGCGCCGCACCGCCTGATCCGCTACGTCTACGATCTGGCTGCGCTGTTCCACAGCTATTACAAAGCCGAGCGCGTGATTACCGAGGATGCCGCACAGACCGTGGCCCGTCTCGCCCTGCTGGGCGCTGCGCGCACGACGATTGCCAACGTGCTGCGCCTTGTCGGTGTCACTGCGCCTGACCGCATGTAG
- a CDS encoding S8 family peptidase yields the protein MDYYGFWQMLLDEISAAPKNTTERRIVTFNDARQYAGALSQWKALKKKRPGLRQVQVSPLIRAFFLPAAGAERLMDKFSDLLRIEDDLRIQVHSASPDKSGTAVMPWGVKAIHAPQAWSKSTGVHVKIGVIDTGADYRHPDLKHSLASGVNLLHRGMLPLDDNGHGTHIAGTLAAAGGTRGMMGVAPRALVYPVKAFDHSGSAYVSDIVLGIDWCVQNKIDIINMSFGMKTRSKALHDVVIKAYRAGIAIIASSGNDGKRGGDYPARYPETIAVGALDRRHRVAAFSNRGPYIDVYGPGESVPSCWLREGYKEMSGTSMATSHVTGAAALLLALRPSLTPRELKLLLRRTASPVRLRKGQRRASLGGGAADALRLLRAGARAKPVAAAAKA from the coding sequence ATGGACTATTACGGATTTTGGCAGATGCTGCTTGATGAGATATCGGCTGCCCCCAAAAATACTACTGAGCGGCGTATTGTTACCTTTAACGATGCCCGCCAGTATGCCGGAGCGCTGTCACAGTGGAAGGCGCTGAAGAAAAAGCGGCCCGGGCTGCGGCAGGTTCAGGTTTCCCCGCTGATTCGGGCCTTCTTTCTGCCTGCTGCGGGTGCAGAAAGACTGATGGATAAATTCTCCGATTTGCTGCGTATTGAAGATGACCTGCGGATACAGGTCCACTCCGCGTCCCCGGACAAGAGCGGAACCGCCGTCATGCCATGGGGGGTGAAGGCGATACATGCTCCCCAGGCCTGGTCCAAATCAACCGGAGTGCATGTGAAAATAGGCGTCATTGACACGGGGGCCGATTACCGCCATCCCGATTTGAAGCATTCCCTGGCCTCCGGTGTGAATCTGCTGCACCGCGGCATGCTGCCGCTCGATGATAACGGGCATGGCACTCATATTGCCGGTACACTGGCCGCAGCGGGCGGCACGCGCGGAATGATGGGCGTAGCCCCGCGGGCACTGGTGTATCCGGTCAAAGCCTTTGACCACAGCGGCTCGGCCTATGTGTCGGATATTGTCCTTGGAATCGACTGGTGTGTACAGAACAAGATCGACATTATCAATATGAGCTTCGGGATGAAAACAAGAAGCAAAGCACTTCATGATGTGGTGATCAAGGCCTATCGGGCCGGGATCGCTATCATCGCCTCCTCCGGCAATGACGGCAAACGGGGCGGGGACTATCCCGCCCGCTACCCCGAGACGATCGCCGTCGGCGCCCTGGACAGAAGGCACCGCGTAGCGGCCTTCAGCAACCGCGGTCCGTACATCGATGTGTACGGACCAGGCGAAAGCGTGCCCTCCTGCTGGCTGAGGGAGGGCTACAAAGAGATGAGCGGCACCTCCATGGCGACCTCGCATGTCACCGGTGCCGCTGCACTGCTGCTCGCGCTGCGGCCGTCGCTTACGCCGCGCGAGCTGAAGCTGCTGCTGCGCCGCACGGCTTCGCCGGTGCGGCTGCGCAAGGGCCAGCGCCGCGCTTCCCTGGGCGGCGGCGCGGCCGATGCCCTGCGCCTGCTGCGGGCGGGCGCACGGGCTAAGCCCGTTGCCGCCGCCGCAAAGGCGTAG
- the rpoE gene encoding DNA-directed RNA polymerase subunit delta → MSTPLNLKLDPEKVKEIPMVDLAFLVLKAANTPFYYRDLMVEVAKLRGMTEQESQDTIAQLYTEINIDGRFACVGTNLWGLKRWYPLERSDDPVGNTKRVRIINDEDDDLEDDDFAEEEENYAAEEEDFDVIDEDRDDLYSDDDSEEEVDEDVVIDEDDIDEDEVDEDDSEDGEGEDADEDENDEF, encoded by the coding sequence GTGAGTACGCCACTCAATTTAAAGCTGGACCCTGAGAAAGTTAAAGAAATACCGATGGTGGACCTGGCTTTCCTGGTGCTTAAAGCAGCCAACACACCTTTTTATTACCGTGACCTGATGGTTGAAGTAGCCAAGCTGCGCGGTATGACCGAGCAAGAAAGCCAAGATACTATTGCCCAGTTATATACCGAGATTAACATTGACGGGCGTTTTGCCTGTGTCGGAACCAACCTGTGGGGGCTGAAACGCTGGTACCCTCTGGAACGCTCCGATGATCCTGTCGGCAACACCAAACGCGTTCGTATCATCAACGATGAAGACGACGATTTGGAAGATGATGATTTTGCCGAAGAAGAAGAGAACTATGCTGCTGAGGAAGAGGACTTCGACGTTATCGACGAAGATCGCGACGACCTCTATTCAGACGACGACAGCGAAGAAGAAGTTGACGAGGATGTTGTCATTGATGAAGATGACATTGACGAAGACGAAGTGGATGAAGATGACTCCGAAGACGGCGAAGGCGAAGATGCCGACGAGGACGAGAACGACGAATTTTAG
- a CDS encoding CTP synthase — MTKYIFVTGGVVSSLGKGITAASLGRLLKNRGLKVTIQKFDPYINVDPGTMSPYQHGEVFVTDDGAETDLDLGHYERFIDINLSKNSNVTTGKIYSSVISKERRGEYLGGTVQVIPHITNEIKERVYRAGRETGSDVVITEIGGTVGDIESLPFLEAIRQIKGDIGRENVMYIHVTLIPYIKAAGEVKTKPTQHSVKELRSIGIQPNVIVCRTEYPLSEDMKAKIALFCDIDANAVVECRDASTLYEVPLNLRDEGLDEIVVNHLKLTTPAPDMREWESMLERIQKLEHTVEIAIVGKYVALHDAYLSVVESLSHAGFAANAEVKLRWVDAEMVTDENVDELLGGVGGILVPGGFGDRGIEGKISAIRYARKQLIPFFGICLGMQVSVIEYGRSVLGLAGANSSEIDPTTSHPLIDLLPEQKDIEDMGGTMRLGLYPCKLLPDSLAMSCYDDELVYERHRHRYEFNNAYRDEIEKAGLVISGTSPDGRLVEIVELPGHPWFLSVQFHPEFTSRPNRPQPLFREFVKASLTHSEQL, encoded by the coding sequence GTGACAAAGTATATTTTTGTAACGGGTGGCGTTGTGTCTTCCCTGGGCAAGGGCATCACCGCTGCTTCGCTGGGCAGGCTGCTCAAGAACAGAGGTCTGAAGGTGACGATCCAGAAATTTGATCCTTATATCAATGTAGACCCTGGAACTATGAGTCCTTATCAGCACGGGGAAGTATTTGTCACCGATGATGGTGCGGAGACTGACCTCGATCTTGGACACTATGAACGGTTTATTGATATCAATCTGTCAAAGAACAGCAATGTGACGACAGGTAAAATTTATTCCTCCGTAATCAGCAAAGAACGGCGCGGGGAATATTTGGGCGGCACGGTTCAGGTTATTCCTCACATCACGAATGAAATCAAGGAACGGGTATACCGCGCCGGCCGCGAGACTGGTTCTGATGTAGTTATTACCGAGATCGGTGGTACTGTGGGCGACATTGAGAGCCTTCCGTTCCTGGAAGCTATCCGTCAGATTAAGGGTGATATTGGCCGGGAAAATGTAATGTATATCCACGTAACCTTGATTCCTTATATTAAGGCTGCGGGTGAAGTAAAGACAAAGCCGACACAACATAGTGTCAAGGAGCTGCGCAGCATTGGGATTCAGCCGAATGTGATCGTATGCCGTACGGAATATCCGCTTTCTGAAGACATGAAGGCCAAAATTGCCTTGTTCTGTGACATCGACGCCAATGCAGTAGTTGAGTGCCGTGATGCTTCCACGCTGTATGAGGTTCCGCTTAACCTGCGTGATGAAGGTCTGGATGAGATTGTGGTTAATCATTTGAAGCTGACTACACCTGCGCCGGATATGCGTGAATGGGAAAGCATGCTGGAGCGGATCCAGAAGCTGGAACACACCGTGGAGATCGCTATTGTCGGCAAGTACGTTGCTTTGCATGATGCATATCTGAGTGTGGTGGAGTCGCTTTCGCATGCAGGTTTCGCAGCCAATGCGGAAGTGAAGCTCCGCTGGGTGGACGCCGAGATGGTGACCGACGAGAATGTGGACGAACTGCTTGGCGGAGTAGGCGGCATTCTGGTGCCAGGCGGCTTTGGTGACCGGGGGATTGAAGGTAAAATCTCCGCAATCCGTTATGCCCGTAAGCAATTGATCCCGTTCTTCGGGATTTGCCTGGGAATGCAGGTTTCCGTTATCGAATACGGCCGTTCCGTGTTGGGACTGGCAGGGGCGAACAGTTCGGAGATTGATCCGACTACATCGCATCCGCTGATTGATCTGCTCCCTGAGCAGAAGGATATCGAAGATATGGGCGGCACCATGCGTCTTGGATTGTATCCTTGCAAGCTTTTGCCGGATTCACTGGCTATGTCCTGCTATGATGATGAACTGGTCTATGAACGCCACCGTCATCGGTATGAGTTCAATAACGCCTACCGCGACGAAATTGAAAAAGCGGGTCTCGTGATCTCCGGGACTTCACCTGATGGACGTCTGGTGGAAATTGTGGAGCTTCCGGGTCATCCTTGGTTCCTGTCGGTACAATTCCATCCGGAATTCACTTCCCGTCCGAACCGTCCGCAGCCGCTCTTCCGTGAATTTGTCAAAGCTTCGCTGACTCATTCCGAACAACTGTAA